In one window of Pseudomonas chlororaphis subsp. chlororaphis DNA:
- a CDS encoding tetratricopeptide repeat protein codes for MNRTGRALALGCLLLLQPLLAHAQAGGNSLLIPAMGRCTLNTQSQDLSEALAVCQKAADEGDAQAQYELGEFYYEGKNTPRDLNQALSYFEKASLQGHAQAQFKLGTMFFRGEGVPANNVQAYIVLKMAAVNGAEEALDTADEVAEHMQRDELEVATQVLGQIFRKYLMELQSADGRSPFSPLP; via the coding sequence ATGAACCGCACCGGCCGCGCCCTTGCACTGGGCTGCCTGTTGCTCCTTCAGCCCCTGCTCGCGCACGCACAAGCAGGCGGCAACTCGTTGTTGATCCCAGCGATGGGTCGCTGCACCCTCAATACTCAGTCACAGGATCTGTCCGAGGCCCTGGCGGTCTGCCAGAAGGCGGCTGACGAAGGGGATGCGCAAGCGCAATACGAGTTGGGCGAGTTCTACTACGAAGGTAAAAATACCCCGCGCGATCTCAATCAGGCCCTGAGCTACTTTGAAAAGGCCTCGCTGCAAGGCCACGCCCAGGCGCAATTCAAGCTCGGCACCATGTTCTTTCGCGGCGAAGGCGTACCGGCCAACAACGTTCAGGCCTATATCGTGCTGAAGATGGCGGCGGTCAATGGCGCCGAAGAGGCACTGGACACGGCTGACGAAGTGGCCGAGCACATGCAGCGCGATGAACTGGAAGTCGCCACCCAGGTGCTGGGGCAGATTTTCCGCAAATACCTGATGGAATTGCAGAGCGCCGACGGGCGTTCGCCCTTCTCACCCCTGCCTTGA
- a CDS encoding DUF1820 family protein has product MTKREAPIYKVIFLNQGQVFEMYAKQIYQSDLWGFLEVEEFVFGERTQVVVDPSEEKLKAQFEGVVRSFVPMHSIVRIDEVERLGTPKISEARGVSNVMPFPMPMPEK; this is encoded by the coding sequence ATGACCAAACGTGAAGCTCCAATCTACAAGGTGATTTTCCTCAACCAGGGACAGGTGTTCGAAATGTACGCCAAGCAGATCTATCAAAGTGATCTGTGGGGTTTCCTGGAGGTGGAAGAGTTCGTCTTTGGCGAGCGCACGCAAGTGGTCGTCGATCCGAGCGAAGAGAAGCTCAAGGCCCAGTTCGAAGGCGTGGTGCGCAGCTTTGTGCCGATGCATTCGATCGTGCGCATCGACGAGGTCGAGCGCCTGGGTACGCCGAAGATCAGCGAGGCGCGTGGCGTGAGCAACGTCATGCCGTTTCCGATGCCGATGCCTGAGAAGTAA
- the miaB gene encoding tRNA (N6-isopentenyl adenosine(37)-C2)-methylthiotransferase MiaB encodes MAKKLYIETHGCQMNEYDSSRMVDLLGEHQALEVTARAEDADVILLNTCSIRERAQDRVYSQLGRWRELKLANPDMVIAVGGCVASQEGAAIRDRAPYVDVVFGPQTLHRLPEMIDAARSSKLPQVDVSFPEIEKFDHLPEPRIDGPSAYVSVMEGCSKYCTFCVVPYTRGEEVSRPFDDVICEIIHLAENGVREVTLLGQNVNGYRGQTHDGRLADLAELIRVVAAVDGIERIRYTTSHPLEFSDSLIQAHAEVPELVKHLHLPVQSGSDRILAAMKRNHTALEYKSKLRKLRAAVPGICISSDFIVGFPGETEKDFEQTMKLIEDVGFDFSYSFVYSQRPGTPAADLADDTPEELKKERLNALQHRLNQQGFEISRQMVGSIQRILVTDYSKKDPGELQGRTENNRIVNFRCDNPTLIGQFADVHIDSAQPHSLRGSLLQ; translated from the coding sequence ATGGCCAAGAAGCTCTACATAGAAACCCACGGTTGCCAGATGAACGAGTACGACAGCTCGCGCATGGTCGATCTGCTGGGTGAACATCAGGCCCTGGAAGTCACCGCCCGCGCCGAAGACGCGGACGTCATCCTGCTCAACACCTGCTCGATCCGCGAACGAGCCCAGGACCGGGTGTATTCCCAACTGGGTCGCTGGCGCGAGCTGAAGCTGGCCAACCCGGACATGGTCATCGCCGTCGGCGGTTGCGTGGCCAGCCAGGAAGGCGCGGCCATCCGTGATCGCGCGCCCTATGTCGACGTGGTCTTCGGCCCGCAGACCCTGCACCGCCTGCCGGAAATGATCGATGCCGCCCGCAGCAGCAAGCTGCCGCAGGTCGACGTCTCGTTCCCGGAAATCGAGAAATTCGACCACCTGCCAGAGCCACGCATCGACGGCCCGAGTGCCTATGTCTCGGTGATGGAAGGCTGCAGCAAGTACTGCACCTTCTGCGTGGTGCCCTACACCCGTGGCGAGGAAGTCAGCCGGCCATTCGACGACGTGATCTGCGAGATCATCCACCTGGCGGAAAACGGCGTGCGCGAAGTCACCCTGCTGGGGCAGAACGTCAACGGTTACCGTGGCCAGACCCACGACGGCCGCCTGGCCGACCTCGCCGAACTGATCCGCGTGGTCGCGGCGGTCGATGGTATCGAGCGCATCCGCTATACCACCTCCCATCCGCTGGAGTTCTCCGACAGCCTGATCCAGGCCCACGCCGAAGTGCCGGAACTGGTGAAACACCTGCACTTGCCGGTGCAATCGGGTTCCGACCGGATTCTCGCAGCCATGAAGCGCAACCATACGGCGCTGGAATACAAATCCAAGCTGCGCAAACTGCGCGCCGCCGTGCCGGGCATCTGCATCAGCTCGGACTTCATCGTCGGCTTCCCCGGCGAGACCGAAAAAGACTTCGAACAGACCATGAAGCTGATCGAAGACGTCGGCTTCGACTTCTCCTACTCGTTCGTCTACAGCCAGCGCCCGGGCACCCCGGCGGCCGACCTGGCGGACGACACCCCGGAAGAGTTGAAAAAGGAACGCCTGAACGCGCTGCAACATCGGCTGAATCAGCAAGGATTCGAAATCAGCCGACAAATGGTCGGTTCGATCCAGCGCATCCTGGTTACCGACTATTCGAAGAAAGACCCGGGCGAACTGCAGGGGCGGACCGAGAACAACCGCATCGTCAATTTCCGCTGCGACAACCCGACGCTGATCGGCCAGTTTGCCGATGTGCATATCGACTCGGCCCAGCCTCACTCGCTGCGCGGATCGCTGCTGCAATAA
- a CDS encoding PhoH family protein, with protein sequence MNAPIEPHRFILEPFEARRFANLCGQFDEHLRLIEQRLTIEIRNRGNQFELIGEPKHTTSAENLLRRLYRETKGTELSPDMVHLFLQESAVEELDNHPVAEAAVALRTKKGMIRPRGLNQQRYVKEILGNDINFGIGPAGTGKTYLAVACAVDALEREQVRRILLVRPAVEAGEKLGFLPGDLAQKIDPYLRPLYDALYEMLGFEHVAKLIERQVIEIAPLAYMRGRTLNNSFIILDESQNTTVEQMKMFLTRIGFGSTAVITGDITQVDLPKGTKSGLAHVINVLKDVPGISFTHFMPKDVVRHPLVQRIVEAYERFEQRVADESAAEKGNRHDA encoded by the coding sequence TTGAACGCACCCATAGAACCACATCGTTTCATCCTCGAGCCCTTTGAGGCTCGCCGCTTCGCCAATCTGTGCGGGCAATTCGACGAGCATTTGCGCTTGATCGAGCAGCGCCTGACCATCGAGATCCGCAACCGCGGCAATCAGTTCGAACTGATCGGCGAACCCAAGCACACCACCTCCGCGGAAAACCTCCTGCGCCGCCTGTACCGGGAAACCAAGGGTACCGAGCTGTCGCCGGACATGGTGCACCTGTTCCTCCAGGAATCCGCCGTCGAAGAACTGGACAATCACCCTGTCGCCGAAGCGGCCGTGGCCCTGCGTACCAAAAAAGGCATGATTCGCCCCCGCGGCTTGAATCAGCAGCGCTACGTCAAGGAAATCCTCGGCAACGACATCAACTTCGGCATCGGCCCGGCCGGTACCGGCAAGACCTACCTGGCTGTGGCCTGTGCGGTAGACGCACTGGAGCGCGAGCAGGTACGGCGCATCCTGCTGGTGCGTCCGGCGGTCGAAGCTGGTGAGAAACTCGGTTTCCTGCCGGGTGACCTGGCCCAGAAGATCGACCCGTACCTGCGCCCGTTGTATGACGCACTGTATGAAATGCTCGGCTTCGAACACGTGGCCAAGCTGATCGAGCGCCAGGTCATCGAGATTGCGCCGCTGGCCTACATGCGCGGCCGTACGCTGAACAACAGCTTCATCATTCTCGACGAAAGCCAGAACACCACCGTCGAGCAGATGAAGATGTTCCTGACCCGGATCGGCTTCGGCTCCACCGCCGTGATCACGGGCGACATCACCCAGGTCGACCTGCCCAAAGGCACCAAGTCCGGCCTGGCCCATGTGATCAACGTCCTCAAGGACGTCCCGGGCATCAGCTTCACCCACTTCATGCCCAAGGACGTGGTGCGCCATCCGCTGGTGCAACGCATCGTCGAAGCCTATGAGCGCTTCGAGCAGCGCGTGGCCGACGAGTCCGCCGCGGAAAAAGGCAATCGCCACGATGCTTGA
- the ybeY gene encoding rRNA maturation RNase YbeY, with product MLELDLQLASDKPAPSEALFRQWCELALRQRTADSELTIRLVDEPEGRELNRTWRQKDYATNVLSFPADVPDELLDIPLLGDLVICVEVVEREAAEQGKDLQAHWAHLVIHGCLHLLGYDHIDDDEAEEMEALERTLLAELGHPDPYADDETEEHPSVTTKDLE from the coding sequence ATGCTTGAGCTTGATCTGCAACTGGCAAGCGACAAGCCTGCTCCCAGTGAAGCCCTGTTCCGCCAATGGTGTGAGCTGGCCCTGCGCCAGCGCACCGCCGACTCGGAACTGACCATCCGCCTGGTGGACGAACCCGAAGGCCGCGAACTGAACCGCACCTGGCGGCAGAAGGACTACGCCACCAACGTCCTGTCGTTCCCCGCCGACGTGCCGGACGAGCTACTGGACATTCCATTGCTCGGCGACCTGGTGATCTGCGTCGAAGTGGTCGAGCGCGAAGCCGCCGAACAAGGCAAGGACCTCCAGGCCCACTGGGCCCATCTGGTGATTCACGGCTGCTTGCATCTATTGGGTTACGACCATATAGATGACGACGAAGCCGAAGAAATGGAAGCACTGGAACGAACGTTGCTTGCAGAACTGGGTCATCCCGACCCTTATGCGGACGACGAAACCGAAGAACATCCATCTGTAACAACCAAGGATTTAGAGTAA
- a CDS encoding HlyC/CorC family transporter produces MSEDRSSSGQKSWLGKLTQAFAHEPKNRQELLELLREAHQNKLLDSEALAIVEGAIQVADLQVRDIMVPRSQMISIKATQTPREFLPSVLDSAHSRYPVIGESHDDVMGVLLAKDLLPLILKENGDSFNIKDLLRPATFVPESKRLNVLLREFRANHNHMAIVIDEYGGVAGLVTIEDVLEQIVGDIEDEHDVEEDSYIKPLPSGDFLIKALTPIENFNEFFDSEFSDDEFDTVGGLVMSAFGHLPKRNEITEIGAYRFRILNADSRRIHLLRLTPIPR; encoded by the coding sequence ATGAGCGAAGACCGATCGAGCAGCGGGCAAAAGTCGTGGCTGGGTAAACTGACCCAGGCTTTTGCCCATGAGCCGAAAAACCGTCAGGAGCTGCTGGAGCTGCTGCGCGAAGCCCATCAGAACAAGTTGCTGGACAGCGAAGCGCTGGCCATCGTCGAAGGCGCCATCCAGGTCGCTGACCTGCAGGTACGGGACATCATGGTTCCGCGCTCGCAGATGATCAGCATCAAGGCGACCCAGACTCCCCGCGAATTCCTGCCGTCCGTCCTCGATTCCGCGCACTCGCGTTATCCGGTGATCGGCGAAAGCCATGACGACGTCATGGGCGTCCTGCTGGCCAAGGACCTGCTGCCGCTGATCCTCAAGGAGAACGGCGACAGCTTCAACATCAAGGACCTGCTGCGTCCGGCGACCTTCGTTCCCGAATCCAAGCGCCTGAACGTGCTGCTGCGTGAGTTCCGCGCCAACCACAATCACATGGCCATCGTCATCGACGAGTACGGCGGCGTGGCAGGCCTGGTGACCATCGAGGACGTGCTGGAGCAGATCGTCGGCGACATCGAAGACGAGCACGACGTCGAGGAAGACAGCTACATCAAGCCCCTGCCAAGCGGCGATTTCCTGATCAAGGCGTTGACGCCGATCGAGAACTTCAACGAGTTCTTCGACAGCGAGTTCTCCGACGATGAGTTCGACACCGTCGGCGGCCTGGTGATGAGCGCGTTCGGGCACCTGCCTAAACGTAACGAAATCACCGAAATCGGTGCCTATCGCTTCCGTATCCTGAATGCCGACAGCCGTCGGATTCATCTGCTGCGACTAACGCCTATCCCCCGCTAA
- the lnt gene encoding apolipoprotein N-acyltransferase — protein sequence MLRLTRPGWPGNLLAMAAGAITTLALAPYDIWPLALLAVGFFYAGLRELSPRQALWRGWCFGFGLFAAGTSWIYVSIHTYGGASVLLAGLLMLAFIAAIAFFFALPAWLWARWLRRNEAPLADALAFAALWVGQEAFRGWFLTGFPWLYSGYSQLDGPLAGLAPLGGMWLISFALALTAALLYNLPGLIRSGRKGFIAAGLVLLVAPWVIGIALKGHAWTSPSGEPLTVAAIQGNIEQSLKWDPAQLNSQLALYRDMSFSSKRVDLLVWPETAVPVLKESAEGYLNMMGNFAADRHSALITGVPIRQEVHHQKRYFNGITVVGEGDGEYLKQKLVPFGEYVPLQDLLRGLIAFFDLPMSDFARGPADQPLLQAKGYQIAPFICYEVVYPEFAASLSARSDLLLTISNDTWFGTSIGPLQHLQMAQMRALEAGRWMIRATNNGVTGLIDPFGKITVQIPQFERGILYGEVVPMHNLTPYLQWRSWPLIILSVLLFGWALLASRIAKTV from the coding sequence ATGCTGCGCTTAACCCGCCCCGGCTGGCCCGGTAACCTGCTGGCCATGGCGGCTGGCGCAATCACCACCCTGGCCCTGGCGCCATACGACATCTGGCCGCTGGCACTGCTGGCGGTCGGCTTCTTTTATGCCGGCCTGCGCGAGCTGAGCCCGCGTCAGGCGCTGTGGCGCGGCTGGTGTTTCGGTTTCGGCCTGTTTGCCGCCGGCACCAGTTGGATCTACGTCAGCATCCATACCTACGGCGGCGCCTCAGTGCTGCTGGCCGGTTTACTGATGCTGGCCTTCATTGCCGCCATCGCCTTCTTTTTCGCCTTGCCGGCCTGGCTCTGGGCGCGTTGGCTGCGTCGCAATGAAGCCCCTCTCGCCGATGCCCTGGCCTTCGCCGCCCTTTGGGTGGGCCAGGAAGCCTTCCGCGGCTGGTTCCTGACGGGCTTCCCCTGGCTCTATTCCGGCTACAGCCAACTCGACGGCCCGCTGGCCGGCCTGGCCCCCCTGGGTGGCATGTGGCTGATCTCCTTTGCCCTGGCGCTGACCGCCGCCCTGCTCTACAACCTGCCCGGCCTGATCCGCTCCGGACGCAAGGGGTTTATCGCCGCCGGCCTGGTGCTGCTGGTCGCCCCCTGGGTGATCGGTATCGCGCTCAAGGGACATGCCTGGACCAGCCCGTCGGGCGAGCCGCTGACCGTGGCGGCGATTCAGGGCAATATCGAACAGAGCCTGAAATGGGACCCTGCGCAACTCAACTCCCAGCTGGCGCTGTACCGCGACATGAGTTTCAGTTCCAAGCGCGTGGATCTGCTGGTGTGGCCGGAAACCGCGGTGCCCGTGCTCAAGGAGTCGGCCGAAGGTTATCTGAACATGATGGGCAACTTCGCCGCCGACCGGCATTCGGCGCTGATCACCGGCGTACCGATCCGCCAGGAAGTGCACCATCAGAAGCGCTACTTCAATGGCATTACCGTAGTCGGCGAAGGCGATGGCGAGTACCTCAAGCAGAAGCTCGTGCCATTCGGTGAGTACGTGCCCCTGCAGGACTTGCTGCGCGGCCTGATCGCGTTCTTCGACCTGCCCATGTCGGACTTCGCCCGCGGCCCCGCCGACCAGCCTTTACTGCAAGCCAAGGGTTACCAGATCGCGCCGTTCATCTGCTACGAGGTGGTTTACCCGGAATTCGCCGCCAGCCTGTCAGCCCGCAGCGACCTGCTGCTGACCATCAGCAACGACACCTGGTTCGGCACTTCGATCGGCCCGTTGCAGCACTTGCAGATGGCCCAGATGCGAGCTTTGGAAGCCGGCCGCTGGATGATCCGCGCCACCAACAACGGGGTGACCGGCCTGATCGATCCGTTCGGCAAGATCACCGTGCAGATTCCGCAGTTCGAACGCGGAATCCTGTACGGCGAAGTGGTGCCGATGCACAACCTGACGCCTTACCTGCAGTGGCGCTCGTGGCCCCTGATCATCCTGAGCGTCCTGCTGTTCGGCTGGGCCCTGCTGGCCAGCCGGATCGCCAAGACCGTCTGA
- a CDS encoding YdcF family protein — protein MPFRYFVKQLLLPPGLLLLLLLLAWWFRRSRPRLAGVCFALGLGGFWLMSLPVMVEWGASALESEPALTQSQWSTLPGQADAIVVLGSGRERGDPAWGSDQPTGVGLERQRYAARLAKASGLPILTSGGLHYGTPPTEAALMAESLLNDFDVTVRWQEGRSRTTWENAQFTAQVLEPQGVKRVVLVTQAWHMQRAVWSFEQAGFTVVPAPVGFLGVDNARPLGGWMPEFKSIWQSGQLLNEAVGLVGYKLFYRGE, from the coding sequence ATGCCTTTTCGTTATTTCGTCAAACAACTACTCCTGCCGCCAGGCCTTCTGTTGCTGCTGCTTCTGCTCGCCTGGTGGTTTCGCCGCTCGAGGCCGCGATTGGCCGGTGTGTGTTTTGCCCTCGGCCTGGGCGGGTTCTGGTTGATGAGCCTGCCTGTGATGGTGGAGTGGGGCGCCAGTGCCCTGGAAAGTGAGCCGGCGCTGACGCAAAGCCAGTGGTCGACCCTGCCCGGACAGGCCGATGCGATTGTGGTGCTGGGTTCGGGTCGCGAACGTGGCGATCCGGCCTGGGGTTCCGACCAGCCGACCGGTGTTGGCCTGGAGCGCCAGCGCTATGCGGCGCGCCTGGCCAAGGCTTCCGGGCTGCCGATCCTGACCAGCGGTGGCCTGCACTACGGCACGCCGCCAACGGAAGCAGCGCTGATGGCCGAGTCGTTGCTGAACGACTTCGACGTGACGGTGCGCTGGCAGGAAGGGCGTAGCCGCACGACCTGGGAAAACGCCCAATTCACCGCGCAAGTGCTGGAGCCGCAAGGCGTCAAGCGGGTGGTGCTGGTCACTCAGGCCTGGCATATGCAGCGGGCTGTCTGGAGTTTCGAACAGGCAGGATTCACCGTGGTGCCGGCGCCCGTGGGGTTCCTCGGGGTGGATAACGCCAGGCCGCTGGGTGGCTGGATGCCGGAGTTCAAGTCGATCTGGCAGAGCGGCCAGTTGTTGAACGAGGCGGTGGGGCTGGTGGGCTACAAGCTGTTTTATCGTGGAGAGTAG
- the leuS gene encoding leucine--tRNA ligase — MHEHYQPREIEAAAQSFWDEQKSFEVSEQPGKETYYCLSMFPYPSGKLHMGHVRNYTIGDVISRYQRMQGKNVLQPMGWDAFGMPAENAAMKNNVAPAKWTYENIAYMKSQLRSLGLAVDWSREVTTCKPDYYRWEQWLFTRLFEKGVIYRKNGTVNWDPVDQTVLANEQVIDGRGWRSGALIEKREIPMYYFKITAYADELLESLDELPGWPEQVKTMQRNWIGKSRGMEVQFPYDQASIGETGALKVFTTRPDTLMGATYVAVAAEHPLATLAAQNDPALQAFIAECKGGSVAEADIATQEKKGLPTSLFVEHPLTGEKLPVWVANYVLMHYGDGAVMAVPAHDERDYEFATKYNLPIKNVVRTSAGDETPAPWQDAYGEHGELINSGEFNGLDFAGAFDAIEVALLKKNLGQSRTQFRLRDWGISRQRYWGCPIPIIHCDSCGDVPVPQDQLPVVLPEDVVPDGAGSPLARMPEFYECNCPKCGKPAKRETDTMDTFVESSWYYARYASPKYEGGLVDPAAANHWLPVDQYIGGIEHAILHLLYARFFHKLMRDEGLVSSNEPFKNLLTQGMVVAETYYRREANGAYTWYNPADVELERDSKAKIVGAKLISDGLPVEIGGTEKMAKSKNNGVDPQSMIEQYGADTCRLFMMFASPPDMSLEWSDSGVEGAHRFLKRVWRLAQAHVAQGLPGTLELGSLNDEQKVIRRAIHLAIKQASQDVGQNHKFNTAIAQVMTLMNVLEKAPQATPQDRALLQEGLETVALLLAPITPHISHELWSQLGRSGAIIDAGWPVLDENALVQDSLQLVIQVNGKLRGQIEMPASASREEIEAAARSNENVLRFTEGLTIRKVIVVPGKLVNIVAS, encoded by the coding sequence ATGCACGAACACTATCAGCCCCGTGAAATCGAAGCCGCCGCCCAGTCGTTCTGGGATGAGCAAAAGTCCTTTGAAGTCAGTGAACAGCCAGGCAAGGAAACTTACTACTGCCTGTCGATGTTCCCTTACCCCAGCGGCAAGCTACACATGGGGCACGTGCGTAACTACACCATCGGCGACGTGATCTCCCGCTACCAGCGCATGCAAGGCAAGAACGTACTGCAACCCATGGGTTGGGACGCCTTCGGCATGCCGGCGGAAAACGCCGCGATGAAGAACAACGTCGCACCGGCCAAGTGGACCTACGAAAACATCGCCTACATGAAGTCCCAGCTGCGCAGCCTGGGCCTGGCGGTGGACTGGTCCCGCGAGGTCACTACCTGCAAGCCGGACTACTATCGCTGGGAACAGTGGCTGTTCACTCGCCTGTTCGAAAAAGGCGTGATCTACCGCAAGAACGGCACCGTGAACTGGGACCCGGTCGACCAGACCGTCCTGGCCAACGAACAGGTGATCGACGGTCGCGGCTGGCGTTCCGGCGCGCTGATCGAAAAACGCGAAATCCCGATGTACTACTTCAAGATCACCGCCTACGCGGATGAGCTGCTGGAGAGTCTCGACGAACTGCCGGGCTGGCCCGAGCAGGTCAAGACCATGCAACGCAACTGGATCGGCAAATCCCGTGGCATGGAAGTGCAATTCCCCTACGACCAGGCCTCCATTGGCGAAACGGGCGCACTGAAAGTCTTCACCACCCGCCCTGACACCCTGATGGGCGCGACCTACGTTGCCGTGGCCGCCGAGCACCCGCTGGCCACCCTGGCGGCGCAGAACGACCCGGCACTGCAAGCCTTTATCGCCGAGTGCAAGGGCGGCAGCGTCGCCGAAGCCGACATCGCCACTCAAGAGAAGAAAGGCCTGCCGACTTCGCTGTTCGTCGAACACCCGCTGACCGGTGAAAAACTCCCGGTATGGGTCGCCAACTATGTGCTGATGCACTACGGCGATGGCGCGGTGATGGCCGTTCCGGCACACGACGAGCGCGACTACGAATTCGCCACCAAGTACAACCTGCCGATCAAGAACGTGGTGCGCACCAGCGCTGGCGACGAAACGCCTGCGCCTTGGCAGGACGCCTACGGCGAGCACGGCGAACTGATCAACTCCGGCGAGTTCAACGGCCTGGATTTTGCCGGCGCCTTCGATGCCATCGAAGTTGCCCTGCTGAAGAAAAACCTCGGCCAATCCCGCACCCAGTTCCGCCTGCGCGACTGGGGCATCAGCCGCCAGCGCTACTGGGGCTGCCCGATCCCGATCATCCACTGCGACAGCTGTGGCGATGTACCGGTACCGCAAGACCAACTGCCGGTAGTGCTGCCGGAAGACGTGGTGCCGGACGGCGCCGGTTCGCCACTGGCGCGCATGCCCGAGTTCTACGAGTGCAACTGCCCGAAATGCGGCAAGCCTGCCAAGCGTGAAACCGACACCATGGACACCTTCGTCGAGTCCTCCTGGTACTACGCCCGCTACGCCTCGCCAAAATACGAGGGTGGCCTGGTCGACCCGGCCGCGGCCAACCACTGGCTGCCGGTGGACCAGTACATCGGCGGTATCGAACACGCGATCCTGCACCTGCTCTACGCCCGCTTCTTCCACAAGCTGATGCGCGACGAGGGCCTGGTCAGTTCCAACGAGCCGTTCAAAAACCTGCTGACGCAAGGCATGGTGGTCGCCGAGACCTACTACCGCCGCGAAGCCAACGGTGCCTACACCTGGTACAACCCGGCCGATGTCGAGCTGGAGCGTGACAGCAAGGCCAAGATCGTCGGCGCCAAGCTGATCAGCGACGGCCTGCCGGTGGAAATCGGCGGCACCGAGAAGATGGCCAAGTCGAAGAACAACGGCGTCGACCCTCAGTCGATGATCGAGCAGTACGGCGCGGACACCTGCCGCCTGTTCATGATGTTCGCTTCGCCGCCTGACATGAGCCTGGAATGGTCCGACTCCGGCGTCGAGGGTGCCCATCGCTTCCTCAAGCGCGTCTGGCGCCTGGCTCAGGCTCACGTAGCCCAGGGCCTGCCGGGTACACTGGAGCTGGGTTCGCTGAACGACGAACAGAAAGTCATTCGTCGCGCCATCCACCTGGCGATCAAGCAAGCCAGCCAGGACGTCGGCCAGAACCACAAATTCAACACCGCCATCGCTCAGGTCATGACGCTGATGAACGTGCTGGAAAAAGCACCGCAAGCCACCCCGCAGGACCGTGCCCTGTTGCAGGAAGGCCTGGAAACCGTGGCCCTGCTGCTGGCGCCTATCACCCCGCACATCAGCCACGAGCTGTGGAGCCAGCTGGGCCGCAGCGGCGCCATCATCGACGCCGGCTGGCCGGTGCTGGATGAGAACGCCCTGGTTCAGGACAGCCTGCAGCTGGTCATTCAAGTGAATGGCAAACTGCGTGGCCAGATCGAAATGCCGGCCAGCGCCAGCCGTGAAGAGATCGAAGCCGCCGCCCGGAGCAACGAGAACGTGCTGCGCTTCACCGAAGGCCTGACGATTCGTAAAGTGATCGTCGTGCCTGGCAAGCTGGTCAATATCGTCGCTAGCTAA
- a CDS encoding LPS-assembly lipoprotein LptE: MIKRNLLVMGLAVLLSACGFQLRGTGTTELAIKELDLSARNAYGETVTQLRQVLQSSGVKVYAGAPYKLVLTREQESQRSLSYAGAGRSAEYEMTTVLNYEIQGQNNLTLLSDKLQVQKVYIHDGNNLVGSDQESLEVRKEMRRDLVQNMMLRLQLLTPTQLDQLQQTADARAKAEAEALEAAQKAEAETPQQSPMQLPNQ, translated from the coding sequence ATGATCAAACGCAACCTCCTGGTGATGGGCCTGGCCGTACTGCTGAGCGCCTGCGGCTTTCAGCTGCGCGGTACCGGCACCACCGAACTGGCGATCAAGGAACTCGACCTGAGCGCCCGTAACGCTTACGGCGAAACCGTGACCCAGCTGCGCCAAGTTCTGCAGAGCAGTGGCGTCAAGGTCTACGCCGGTGCGCCCTACAAGCTGGTGCTGACCCGCGAGCAGGAATCCCAGCGCAGCCTCAGCTACGCCGGTGCCGGTCGTTCGGCCGAATATGAAATGACCACCGTGCTGAACTACGAGATCCAGGGCCAGAACAACCTGACCCTGCTCAGCGACAAGCTGCAAGTGCAGAAGGTCTACATCCACGACGGCAACAACCTGGTGGGTTCCGACCAGGAATCGCTGGAAGTGCGCAAGGAAATGCGTCGCGACCTGGTGCAGAACATGATGCTGCGCCTGCAACTGCTGACCCCGACCCAGCTGGATCAACTGCAGCAGACCGCGGATGCCCGCGCCAAGGCCGAGGCCGAGGCGCTGGAAGCCGCGCAGAAGGCTGAGGCGGAAACCCCGCAACAGTCGCCCATGCAGCTGCCGAACCAGTAA